One window of the Zea mays cultivar B73 chromosome 3, Zm-B73-REFERENCE-NAM-5.0, whole genome shotgun sequence genome contains the following:
- the LOC100276068 gene encoding uncharacterized protein LOC100276068 precursor, translating into MALFKCMCIFLVSLLLALTFTNAQEESSHRTLPPFPCIPGQPRPPRLPPCPPAPTECYTSLSGMMPCADFLTHNEVPPMPPTVACCDGLRSLVTNASICLCHIVNGNINKLLPAPMIPVRMVALPRFCVVRFPRAILRRCIRGHLPPMNPPPPPEASPSEPPSTSPAASPPESPPTPPTSSPPTASPPESPPTPPPTASPPESPSTPPPESVDYTVDTSSSTTEITV; encoded by the exons ATGGCACTGTTCAAGTGCATGTGCATCTTCTTAGTCTCGCTTCTACTCGCCCTCACCTTCACCAATGCCCAGGAAGAATCTTCACATCGGACTCTCCCACCGTTCCCCTGCATCCCAGGCCAGCCACGGCCCCCGCGGTTGCCACCTTGCCCGCCGGCACCAACCGAGTGCTACACGTCGCTGTCGGGAATGATGCCGTGCGCGGACTTCCTCACCCACAACGAGGTGCCACCGATGCCACCCACGGTCGCCTGTTGTGATGGTCTCAGGTCACTCGTCACCAACGCGTCCATCTGTCTATGCCATATCGTCAACGGTAACATCAACAAGCTCCTACCGGCGCCCATGATACCCGTGCGCATGGTGGCGCTCCCCCGCTTTTGTGTTGTCCGCTTCCCACGAGCCATACTTCGCCGGTGTATCA GAGGGCATTTGCCACCGATGAACCCTCCGCCTCCACCAGAGGCATCACCGTCGGAACCACCATCTACTTCGCCAGCAGCATCACCGCCGGAATCACCACCaactccaccaacatcatcaccaccaACTGCATCGCCACCAGAGTCACCGCCAACTCCACCACCAACTGCATCGCCACCAGAATCGCCGTCGACACCACCACCAGAGTCCGTCGACTACACCGTCGACACCAGCAGCAGCACCACCGAAATCACCGTCTGA